In a single window of the Xylanimonas protaetiae genome:
- a CDS encoding nitroreductase family deazaflavin-dependent oxidoreductase — MSNLEGEYVPSTRGWVRDQVEAFEASDGADANVLRGTNDPIIVVTNRGARSGKIRKTPLMRVEKDGRYLVVGSRGGAPTHPQWVHNLRAHPEVELQDGAHRTAYVARELSGDERAQWWQYAVETWAQYAVYQAKTERLIPIFLLEPAG; from the coding sequence ATGAGCAATCTCGAAGGGGAGTACGTCCCGAGCACGCGGGGCTGGGTCCGCGACCAGGTCGAGGCGTTCGAGGCCTCGGACGGCGCGGACGCGAACGTCCTGCGGGGCACGAACGACCCGATCATCGTCGTCACGAACCGCGGTGCGCGGTCCGGCAAGATCCGCAAGACGCCGCTCATGCGCGTCGAGAAGGACGGCAGGTACCTCGTCGTCGGGTCGCGCGGCGGAGCGCCCACGCACCCGCAGTGGGTGCACAACCTGCGCGCCCACCCCGAGGTGGAGCTCCAGGACGGCGCGCACCGCACGGCGTACGTCGCACGCGAGCTGTCCGGGGACGAGCGGGCGCAGTGGTGGCAGTACGCGGTCGAGACCTGGGCGCAGTACGCCGTGTACCAGGCGAAGACCGAGCGCCTGATACCGATCTTCCTCCTGGAGCCGGCCGGCTGA